One Purpureocillium takamizusanense chromosome 1, complete sequence genomic window carries:
- a CDS encoding uncharacterized protein (EggNog:ENOG503Q4Q7~TransMembrane:1 (o769-792i)): MRLKTQVTATATQHDVSTKLEYTTQFQTTTTTATYKTSYPVTVTKTTNCKPRPDPVQTASYSLVARELDERTDHWCETVTTTEWKTTTTTKAVTVIQSQITTKTVLVPTVSVVPTTVQVPTTVAVPTTIEDTETVTQVRTTSETVWVPTTYTTTTTFSTTYPVTVTRDHTMLTTSVATEYITTVSTFTTSYPVVTEVTKVVTQTAVVTEPGQDTTVTLPGETKTLPAETKTLPPETKTLPGETITLPGETKTLPGETVVTTVTTTLPGQTVTTTKDGQTITTTLPGTTVVTTTTVVIGPTTVTVPGGTATVTSVVDVTVCPAPTGALRPLPKDSDLTFGCKPGYVCNPPKPQGCNLWPSPPSKDYVCSSQECIPAPLFKKVTWPPNETAYYPPQEGYFNLNPEAFGLSYDIFDYKLCELVVDGHKTTITTGNWGSQATLSQWPKPTAASPSAYLVQRRQLRKLSKRAIAPGVCFADCNNAWLVAQSTGKTDALCKAGSDFQIAYALCTKCVTDHETEIKQTIRDYIGPEFAQYLDYCSGSGPQPTSTSASAPESAVTSLPSVGTSSQAATSSGDFTPIPPSSTPSPTPTTPSPSSTPPLTSTPEPPTSTPEPISSTPEPPSSTPQSSPATSETSVPKSSPSQTGPGSTESSGPTGSSSSSVESAASSVESAASSAQSSEPPAQSTAAAVSPSLTSSTAASQAESVSATPPDQQVPTGTEEDTAVPTGGPNETTAPGGGDGFNVTSPAASGTITGTGGMTTSTGVPVVTAAAPMIGAGSTALTAAIAVFVALIV; the protein is encoded by the exons ATGCGGCTGAAAACTCAGgtcacggccacggcaacGCAACACGATGTGTCAACCAAACTTGAGTACACGACGCAGTTCCAGACCACGACAACAACGGCGACGTACAAGACC TCTTATCCCGTGACGGTAACAAAGACCACAAA CTGCAAGCCGAGACCAGACCCGGTGCAGACTGCATCCTACAGCCTAGTAGCTCGTGAGCTGGACGAGCGAACTGATCACTGGTGCGAAACTGTCACGACGACAGAGTGGAAGACAACAACGACCACCAAGGCCGTCACGGTCATTCAGTCCCAGATCACCACCAAGACGGTTCTCGTGCCGACCGTGTCCGTCGTGCCCACAACGGTTCAGGTGCCGACGACAGTCGCCGTACCGACCACAATTGAGGACACCGAGACAGTCACGCAGGTTCGCACTACCTCGGAGACCGTCTGGGTGCCTACAACGTATACGACAACGACCACGTTTTCGACCACATACCCGGTCACGGTCACGCGCGACCACACGATGTTGACCACCAGCGTCGCCACCGAGTACATCACAACCGTGTCCACGTTCACTACCAGCTACCCCGTGGTGACGGAGGTGACAAAGGTGGTTACGCAGACGGCGGTCGTGACGGAGCCGGGTCAGGATACTACCGTGACCCTGCCTGGAGAGACGAAAACGCTCCCCGCGGAGACTAAGACCCTTCCACCGGAGACCAAGACTCTCCCAGGAGAGACCATAACACTTCCCGGAGAGACCAAGACGCTTCCCGGCGAAACCGTCGTCACCACAGTCACTACAACGCTGCCAGGACAGACGGTGACAACCACCAAGGACGGCCAGACGATTACGACGACGCTTCCCGGTACGACCGtggtcacgacgacgacggtagTGATTGGACCAACGACAGTCACCGTTCCTGGTGGCACGGCCACCGTCACATCGGTCGTGGACGTCACGGTCTGTCCCGCGCCGACGGGAGCTTTGAGGCCGCTACCAAAGGACTCGGACCTGACGTTTGGCTGCAAGCCAGGATACGTGTGCAATCCGCCCAAGCCCCAGGGGTGCAACCTGTGGCCCAGTCCCCCGAGCAAGGACTATGTCTGCAGTTCTCAGGAGTGCATACCGGCCCCGCTGTTCAAGAAGGTGACCTGGCCGCCGAACGAGACGGCCTACTACCCCCCGCAAGAGGGCTACTTCAACCTGAACCCGGAAGCCTTCGGCCTGTCCTACGACATCTTTGACTACAAGCTGTGCGAATTGGTCGTGGACGGTCACAAGACGACGATTACAACCGGGAACTGGGGGTCTCAGGCCACTCTCTCGCAATGGCCGAAACCGactgccgcctcgccttccGCCTACCTCGTGCAGCGTCGCCAGCTTCGAAAGTTGAGCAAGCGCGCCATCGCGCCTGGTGTCTGCTTCGCCGACTGCAACAACGCGTGGTTGGTTGCTCAGTCCACCGGCAAGACAGATGCGCTCTGCAAAGCCGGGTCCGACTTCCAGATTGCCTACGCCCTCTGCACGAAATGCGTCACAGACCACGAGACGGAGATCAAGCAGACGATCCGAGACTATATCGGGCCAGAGTTTGCCCAGTACCTCGACTACTGCTCTGGCTCGGGGCCACAGcccacgtcgacgtcggcttcggctcCCGAGAGCGCGGTCACGTCGCTGCCATCCGTCGGGACGAGCAGCCAGGCTGCTACAAGCAGCGGCGATTTTACCCCGATCCCTCCTTCGTCGACACCGAGCCCAACTCCGACGACACCGTCACCTTCATCGACTCCACCGTTGACTTCGACACCCGAGCcaccgacctcgacgcccgagcCCATCTCCTCGACACCTGAGCCTCCTTCGTCGACGCCTCAGTCGTCGCCTGCAACGTCTGAGACGTCTGTGCCTAAatcgtcaccgtcgcagACCGGGCCGGGATCCACTGAATCCTCGGGTCCGACAGGtagctcttcctcgtctgTTGAGAGCGCTGCATCGTCTGTTGAGAGCGCTGCGTCGTCCGCCCAGAGCTCTGAGCCACCTGCCCAGAGCACTGCTGCGGCAGTGAGTCCCTCGCTTACCAGTAGCACAGCCGCATCGCAGGCAGAGTCGGTGTCGGCCACTCCGCCGGACCAGCAAGTCCCGACGGGCACTGAGGAGGATACTGCTGTGCCGACTGGTGGCCCCAATGAAACCACGGCTCCCGGCGGGGGAGACGGCTTTAACGtcacctcgccggccgcctcgggcacCATTACGGGCACAGGCGGGATGACCACCAGCACGGGCGtgccggtggtgacggccgccgcccccatgatcggcgcgggcagcaccGCCCTGACGGCTGCCATTGCTGTTTTCGTCGCTCTCATTGTTTGA
- a CDS encoding uncharacterized protein (EggNog:ENOG503PECV) — protein MATLSSFLTGAQWLKRGPQTAAQRLYASYASTIASSNYSRGGKIPAFYAADAVFHNQNNADYHGKEIWPWIKALFDELGALKHDFTHIWEVQNDDGSVYLISHLTRHIWTPGNNSDKPTVSVPFMWVSLIKPSNSVDAVDGMQFQEVWIYWDTNLLRPFYPEDALVFRTHNTSAIKAKL, from the coding sequence ATGGCCACTCTAAGCAGCTTTCTTACCGGCGCTCAGTGGCTCAAGCGGGGGCCACAGACCGCTGCTCAGCGACTCTACGCTTCATACGCCTCTACCATCGCATCATCCAACTACAGCCGTGGAGGCAAAATTCCCGCCTTTTACGCCGCGGACGCGGTCTTCCACAACCAGAACAACGCAGACTACCACGGGAAGGAGATTTGGCCGTGGATCAAGGCGCTGTTTGATGAGCTGGGAGCCCTGAAACACGACTTTACGCACATCTGGGAGGTCCAAAATGACGATGGGTCCGTCTACCTCATCTCTCATCTTACACGCCACATTTGGACCCCGGGAAACAACTCCGACAAGCCGACAGTCAGCGTTCCCTTTATGTGGGTCAGCTTGATCAAGCCCAGCAATTCTGTCGATGCTGTAGATGGGATGCAGTTTCAAGAGGTCTGGATTTATTGGGATACTAACCTGCTTCGGCCATTCTACCCTGAGGACGCCCTGGTCTTTCGCACCCACAATACATCTGCTATCAAAGCCAAACTCTAG
- a CDS encoding uncharacterized protein (MEROPS:MER0018608~EggNog:ENOG503NXWP~COG:D) has product MASSDADRYFAHEARLASFQKTTKKRGSTAAGRGKALNWPHKQISHERLAKAGFYFDPSPESTDNVVCFLCDKGLDGWEAGDDPILEHLNHMPGCGWAIMAAIEAEVGDYSREDPNQDYMLDARKATFAGRWPHEGKKGWKCKTKQLAEAGWKYTPSLEYDDMTTCAYCDLALDGWERNDKPYDEHYRRAPGCAFFALSAQFGGPKKKSSRSKAARGSKASRLSGQSVATVASEAWSAADATAEVEDSVLTTASTMTQGGRKTKARKGAAAKSSRSKPKKADPPVVETVPDPEPEPVVSAPKPSKATRGKKRTSDAMNESSVLFVSEGPAPKKRATRTRSSTLTDASTVIPDDSEMTDGPGPVSKAGGRKKSSNSQSRIISTVSTASMASLRGPTEEFPDDEEIERQLEADLAREWSDDELAHDSESEANRSRMSAAARKSSNYAMFDPAAAEADDAAVDEELRALQKEMAVEEPVHEQQPEPEPEPEVEPEPEPEQLQVPKKGRKAGTRKASKQTKLKKAKAVSPPPEEPEVQQDDVGEPPENPVQEPQNVSIGSTDTVVKNPEPEPEQEPEKESIPVAAPKRGRGRPPKLSLASQASQESVDVLAEASAKAPMKRGRGRPSKLSLASHAEPEAEANAPPLAPAAPQNQSAEQPVKRGRGRPSKASLASRASDVADETRPAEAPAKRGRGRPPKKPRESVEAPNPIPNIEEPENDEVDIVTMADEPEMPVDDEPESLPVVREDEPTRALAQSLAQPPSTPAKVISPAPSAKQPALSPSPSPQSSDAENQPPSSKPATSVAAKRVALAPIAATPLHASPSKRNVLAGLQSSTPWTAVDLDAVLGTPRAGVDKENTVGRLLNKGKELTSPEKGMTVEEWIYHNAGEAEKKLKHECEAIVNEFEREGTRAMNVLEGLSAD; this is encoded by the exons atggcATCTTCAGACGCCGACCGTTATTTTGCCCACGAGGCGCGTCTCGCATCTTTCCAAAAGACCACCAAGAAGCGCGGCTCAAcagccgctggccgcggcAAGGCGCTCAACTGGCCGCACAAGCAAATCTCCCACGAGCGA CTTGCCAAGGCAGGCTTCTACTTCGACCCGAGCCCCGAAAGTACCGACAATGTTGTCTGCTTCCTCTGTGacaagggcctcgacggctgggaggccggcgacgaccccATCCTCGAGCATCTTAACCACATGCCCGGCTGCGGAtgggccatcatggccgccatcgaggccgaggtcggtGACTATAGCAGGGAGGACCCGAACCAGGACTATATGCTCGACGCCCGAAAAGCCACATTCGCTGGCCGGTGGCCGCACGAGGGAAAGAAGGGCTGGAAGTGCAAGACCAAGCAG CTTGCCGAGGCCGGATGGAAGTACACTCCTTCCCTCGAGTACGACGACATGACGACATGCGCGTATTGCGACCTGGCACTTGATGGTTGGGAGCGAAATGACAAGCCCTA TGACGAACACTACCGACGAGCCCCTGGCTGCGCCTTCTTCGCGTTGTCAGCCCAGTTTGGAGgccccaagaagaagagcagccgAAGCAAGGCCGCCCGAGGATCCAAGGCATCCCGCCTGTCGGGCCAGTCGGTTGCCACCGTAGCATCCGAAGCCTGGTCTGCAGCAGACGCGACCGCAGAGGTCGAGGACAGCGTTCTCACCACAGCCTCGACCATGACACAGGGTGGCCGAAAGACGAAGGCGCGtaagggcgccgccgcaaagTCCAGTCGCAgcaagcccaagaaggccgACCCTCCAGTTGTCGAAACTGTTCCAGACCCTGAGCCTGAGCCTGTGGTCTCTGCGCCTAAACCATCTAAGGCGACGCGCGGAAAAAAGCGTACAAGCGACGCCATGAACGAGTCCTCGGTGCTCTTCGTCTCTGAGGGTCCAGCACCCAAGAAGCGAGCGACGCGCACTCGAAGCAGCACCCTGACAGATGCTTCTACCGTCATTCCCGACGACAGCGAAATGACTGACGGGCCCGGCCCTGTTTCAAAAGCCGGTGGCCGTAAGAAGTCTTCGAATTCCCAGTCTAGGATCATCTCGACAGTCTCTACcgcctccatggcgtcgctgaGGGGCCCGACCGAGGAGTTCCCCGATGACGAAGAAATCGAGCGTCAGCTTGAGGCTGACCTTGCCAGAGAAtggagcgacgacgagctggcccaTGACTCTGAGTCTGAGGCAAACCGAAGCCGGATGAGTGCTGCCGCCAGGAAATCGTCAAACTACGCCATGTTTGAtcctgctgcggcggaggccgatgatgccgccgtggacgaggagctccgGGCGCTTCAAAAGGAGATGGCAGTCGAAGAGCCGGTacatgagcagcagcccgagcccgagcccgagcccgaagttgagccagagccagagccagagcaGCTACAGGTGCCAAAGAAGGGTCGCAAGGCTGGAACCCGGAAGGCGTCAAAGCAAACCAAGTTGAAAAAGGCAAAGGCAGTGTCTCCTCCCCCGGAGGAGCCCGAGGTTCAACAGGATGATGTCGGGGAACCCCCTGAAAATCCAGTGCAAGAGCCGCAAAACGTCAGCATTGGAAGCACCGATACCGTCGTTAAGAacccggagccggagcccgAACAGGAGCCAGAAAAGGAATCGATTCCAGTGGCGGCTCCCAAGAGGGGCCGTGGGCGACCTCCTAAGCTCTCGCTTGCGTCTCAAGCATCCCAGGAGTCAGTGGATGTGTTGGCTGAGGCTTCAGCCAAGGCCCCCATgaagcgagggcgaggccggccctCGAAATTGTCGCTCGCTTCCCACGCGGAGCCTGAAGCCGAGGCGAATGCGCCTCCTCTGGCTCCGGCGGCTCCCCAGAACCAGTCCGCCGAGCAACCGGTGAagcgtggccgcggccgtcccTCGAAGGCATCTCTTGCCTCGCGAGCCTCCGACGTGGCGGACGAGACCAGGCCCGCTGAGGCCCCCGCTAAACGCGGTCGTGGTCGCCCGCCAAAGAAGCCAAGAGAGTCCGTCGAGGCTCCTAACCCGATTCCAAATATTGAGGAGCCTGAAAACGATGAAGTCGATATCGTCACTATGGCTGATGAACCGGAGATgcctgtcgacgacgagcctgaGAGCCTCCCCGTGGTGAGGGAGGACGAGCCAACACGGGCGCTGGCACAAAGCCTTGCacagccgccgtcgacgccagccAAGGTCATCTCACCCGCACCTTCAGCGAAACAGCCCGCGCTCTctccgtcgccctcgcctcagTCATCCGACGCCGAGAATCAGCCCCCGTCATCCAAGCCTGCGACAAGTGTGGCGGCCAAGAGGGTAGCCCTCGCGCCGATAGCAGCTACCCCTCTGCATGCTTCGCCGTCGAAGCGAAACGTGCTGGCCGGTCTCCAAAGCAGCACGCCGTGGACCGCTGTAGACCTGGATGCTGTCTTGGGCACGCCGCGGGCTGGCGTGGACAAGGAGAACACCGTTGGTCGGCTGCTgaacaagggcaaggagctCACAAGCCCGGAAAAGGGCATGACGGTGGAGGAGTGGATCTATCACAatgcgggcgaggcggagaagaagctcaagcATGAGtgcgaggccatcgtcaacgagtTTGAGCGAGAGGGGACAAGAGCGATGAATGTGCTCGAGGGGCTTTCGGCTGACTGA
- a CDS encoding uncharacterized protein (COG:S~EggNog:ENOG503P7Y7) encodes MATEATARRFFSSPLFAVVGASSNPAKFGHKVHAWYLDRGLNVTPINPGSPSVSVGGKDYATAPNLSALPEPKTTSVSIITAPAVTLGVLEEAKKLGIPGVWLQPGTFDDAVLKSALADGAFEAVVYGDGGRGHEGWCVLVDGDKALREAEKL; translated from the exons ATGGCTACAGAAGCTACCGCGCGCAGGTTCTTCTCCTCGCCCCTCTTTGCCGTCGTAGGGGCAAGCTCCAACCCGGCCAAGTTTGGCCACAAGg TGCACGCGTGGTACCTCGACCGCGGCCTCAACGTGACGCCCATCAACCCGGGCTCGCCAAGCGTCAGCGTCGGAGGCAAGGACTACGCCACGGCGCCCAACCTGTCTGCGCTGCCCGAACCCAAGACGACGTCCGTgtccatcatcaccgccccCGCCGTGACCCTCGGCGTGCTGGaagaggccaagaagctggGCATCCCCGGCGTCTGGCTGCAGCCCGGCACctttgacgacgccgtgctcAAGTCGGCGCTCGCGGACGGGGCCTTTGAGGCGGTCGTctacggcgacggcggccgcggccacgagggctggtgcgtgctcgtcgacggggacAAGGCGTTGCGGGAGGCAGAGAAGCTGtga
- the TMT1 gene encoding Trans-aconitate 3-methyltransferase (COG:H~EggNog:ENOG503NX1I) encodes MSLFGRATFSAAGYAAARPSYPASLFRTVLSYHHAQSDQGTLLDLGCGHGLIAREMSPRFARVVGLDPSAGMVEQAASTTDDPKVSFRQGGAEDLSFLADRSVDMVVAGQSAHWFDYARAWPELARVVKPGGSLAFWGYKDNVLVGHARANRIFDRFCYADGSDVAGPGVEGMNAYWEQPGRNKVRNLLREVTPPAAEWRDVRRVLCDVGPEAAADQLPDAETAWMRKHINLGQLEAYVRTFSAFQGWKDAHPEARSRADGGDGDLADLLMDRIVESEPQWSAMGEAWRDAEVETVWGTYILMAKRR; translated from the exons ATGTCTCTATTTGG AAGAGCAACCTTCTCCGCAGCCGGatatgcggcggcgcggccgtcgtaTCCCGCGAGCCTGTTCCGCACCGTGCTGTCGTACCACCACGCGCAGTCCGACCAGGGCACGCTCCTCGACCTAGGctgcggccatggcctcATTGCGCGCGAGATGAGCCCGCGCTTTGCGAgggtcgtcggcctcgacccgAGCGCCGGCAtggtcgagcaggccgcaTCCACTACAGACGACCCCAAAGTCTCCTTtcgccagggcggcgccgaggacctctCGTTCCTGGCCGACCGATCTGTCGACATGGTCGTGGCCGGCCAGTCGGCGCACTGGTTCGACTACGCCCGCGCCTGGCCGGAGCTGGCGCGCGTGGTCAAGCcgggcggctcgctcgccttTTGGGGCTACAAGGACAACGTGCTCGTcgggcacgcgcgcgccaacCGCATCTTCGACCGCTTCTGCtacgccgacggcagcgacgtggccgggccgggcgtcgagggcatgAACGCCTACTGGGAGCAGCCCGGCCGCAACAAGGTCCGCAATCTCCTCCGCGAGGTGAcgcccccggccgccgagtGGCGCGACGTGCGCCGCGTGCTCTGCGACGTTGGGCCtgaggccgcggccgaccaGCTGCCGGACGCGGAGACGGCGTGGATGCGCAAGCACATCAACCTgggccagctcgaggcgtACGTCCGCACCTTCAGCGCGTTCCAGGGCTGGAAGGACGCCCACCCCGAGGCGCGGAGTAGGGCCGACGGTGGGGACGGCGACCTGGCGGACCTGCTGATGGACCGCATCGTCGAGTCGGAACCGCAGTGGAGCGCCATGGGCGAGGCGTGGAGggacgccgaggtcgagaCGGTCTGGGGCACGTATATCCTCATGGCCAAGAGGagatga
- the TMT1 gene encoding Trans-aconitate 3-methyltransferase (COG:H~EggNog:ENOG503NX1I), whose protein sequence is MSPRFARVVGLDPSAGMVEQAASTTDDPKVSFRQGGAEDLSFLADRSVDMVVAGQSAHWFDYARAWPELARVVKPGGSLAFWGYKDNVLVGHARANRIFDRFCYADGSDVAGPGVEGMNAYWEQPGRNKVRNLLREVTPPAAEWRDVRRVLCDVGPEAAADQLPDAETAWMRKHINLGQLEAYVRTFSAFQGWKDAHPEARSRADGGDGDLADLLMDRIVESEPQWSAMGEAWRDAEVETVWGTYILMAKRR, encoded by the coding sequence ATGAGCCCGCGCTTTGCGAgggtcgtcggcctcgacccgAGCGCCGGCAtggtcgagcaggccgcaTCCACTACAGACGACCCCAAAGTCTCCTTtcgccagggcggcgccgaggacctctCGTTCCTGGCCGACCGATCTGTCGACATGGTCGTGGCCGGCCAGTCGGCGCACTGGTTCGACTACGCCCGCGCCTGGCCGGAGCTGGCGCGCGTGGTCAAGCcgggcggctcgctcgccttTTGGGGCTACAAGGACAACGTGCTCGTcgggcacgcgcgcgccaacCGCATCTTCGACCGCTTCTGCtacgccgacggcagcgacgtggccgggccgggcgtcgagggcatgAACGCCTACTGGGAGCAGCCCGGCCGCAACAAGGTCCGCAATCTCCTCCGCGAGGTGAcgcccccggccgccgagtGGCGCGACGTGCGCCGCGTGCTCTGCGACGTTGGGCCtgaggccgcggccgaccaGCTGCCGGACGCGGAGACGGCGTGGATGCGCAAGCACATCAACCTgggccagctcgaggcgtACGTCCGCACCTTCAGCGCGTTCCAGGGCTGGAAGGACGCCCACCCCGAGGCGCGGAGTAGGGCCGACGGTGGGGACGGCGACCTGGCGGACCTGCTGATGGACCGCATCGTCGAGTCGGAACCGCAGTGGAGCGCCATGGGCGAGGCGTGGAGggacgccgaggtcgagaCGGTCTGGGGCACGTATATCCTCATGGCCAAGAGGagatga
- the cdc4 gene encoding myosin II light chain (EggNog:ENOG503P1SU~BUSCO:EOG09265591~COG:T), whose amino-acid sequence MASTNYKEAFALFDKRGNGRVTVDSLGDLLRACGQNPTLAEIQDLEKNAGSDFDFETFQRILNRPGGFRDPGEPEEYCRGFQVFDKDMTGFIGVGQLKYILTNLGEKMTDDEVEELLKAVDTSSGQVNYTDLVRTILAN is encoded by the exons ATG GCCTCGACCAACTACAAGGAGGCATTTGCGCTGTTTGACAAGCGCGGCAACGGCCGTGTCACGGTCGACAGCTTgggcgacctgctgcgcgcgtgcggccaGAACCCGACGCTGGCCGAGATCCAGGACCTCGAGAAGAATGCCGGCAGCGACT TCGACTTCGAGACGTTCCAGCGCATACTCAACCGCCCCGGCGGCTTCCGCGACCccggcgagcccgaggagTACTGCCGCGGCTTCCAGGTCTTCGACAAGGACATGACGGGCttcatcggcgtcggccagctcaAGTACATCCTGACCAACCTCGGCGAGAAgatgaccgacgacgaggtcgaagagctgctcaaggccgtcgacacgAGCTCCGGCCAGGTCAACTACACGG ACCTTGTCCGGACCATCCTCGCCAACTGA
- the PRD1 gene encoding Saccharolysin (EggNog:ENOG503NX1E~MEROPS:MER0003110~COG:O), giving the protein MASSYYDTPPEAPYQTPPQAPPVFTATPDSILAETKKLNDTTKGVYDKVVAGVQPSNATFSNVMEPILLDDNKAAAPKRIMTFYQHVSADAPLREASNKAEEILDDFMIDLKMREDIFKLVDAAYGTRESQKLETEPLHVLEKERQKYIRNGLLLPAGPQRDRFKEIQKRLSQLCIQAQKNLNEEKGAIWFTPKELEGVPADDIDVNELEKGTGENEGKVKLSFKYNHFFPMMKYAVHEETRRTYVMAEANKCTNNVPLFQEIITLRDEAARLLGYADHASLRIESKMAKTPAKVNEFLGDLRERLAPGGVKEADRLLEYKKEDCEKRGAPFDGNLYMWDVPYYSRVMKEKEYSVDEAEISQYFPVDSTFAGMLRIFEEIFGFVFVELKEEDRARLSPTGKAEDIVWHEEVKVYTVWDDKEAGSGFCGYLYLDLHPRDNKYGHNANFNLEPGYIRDDGSKNYPATALVCNFSKPTPTKPALLKHHEVVTLFHELGHGIHDLAARTRYSYFHGTSVVDDFVEAPSQMLENWCWTPSVLKSLSGRWDTGALIPDDMVERLVKTKNFNSATATLTQLLYGLFDMTIHTPKSHDDIKSMNVGRLWNQLRHDISGIKGPEDQGKGLEWGNRYANIGHYIGGYDAGYYGYLYSEVFSTDMFHSFFKKDPMDGKEGRRYRRTVLERGGRMDEMEFLKEFLGREPSAEAFYRELGLSK; this is encoded by the exons atGGCCAGTTCTTACTACGATACCCCGCCAGAGGCGCCGTACCAGACCCCGCCAcaggcgccgcccgtgtTCACGGCCACGCCCGACTCCATCCTCGCCGAGACCAAGAAGCTCAATGACACGACCAAGGGTGTCTACGACAAGGTGGTTGCCGGGGTCCAGCCCTCCAATGCCACCTTTTCCAACGTCATGGAGCccatcctgctcgacgacaacaagGCGGCTGCTCCTAAGAGGATCATGACTTTCTACCAGCACGTCTCGGCGGACGCTCCCCTCCGAGAAGCCTCCAACAAGGCCGAGGAAATTCTCGATGATTTCATGATCGACCTCAAGATGCGGGAAGACATCTTtaagctcgtcgacgccgcatACGGCACCCGCGAGTCCCAGAAGCTCGAGACCGAACCTCTGCACGTCCTGGAGAAGGAGCGCCAAAAGTACATCCGCAACGGTCTGCTGTTGCCCGCTGGCCCCCAGCGTGACCGGTTCAAGGAGATCCAGAAGCGCCTCAGCCAGCTGTGCATCCAGGCCCAGAAGAACCTGAACGAGGAGAAGGGCGCCATCTGGTTCACCCCAaaggagctcgagggtgTGCCTGCCGATGACATTGACGTCAACGAGCTGGAAAAGGGCACTGGTGAGAACGAGGGCAAGGTGAAGCTGAGCTTCAAGTATAACCACTTCTTCCCCATGATGAAGTATGCCGTCCACGAGGAGACTCGACGCACCTACGTCATGGCCGAGGCGAACAAG TGCACCAACAACGTGCCCTTGTTTCAGGAAATCATAACCCtgcgcgacgaagccgcccgcTTGCTAGGCTACGCCGATCACGCCAGCCTCCGTATTGAGTCGAAGATGGCGAAGACCCCGGCCAAGGTCAACGAGTTCCTCGGAGACTTACGCGAGCGACTCGCGCCTGGTGGCGTCAAGGAGGCGGACCGCCTGCTCGAGTACAAGAAGGAGGACTGTGAGAAGCGTGGCGCCCCTTTCGACGGCAACTTGTACATGTGGGATGTGCCCTATTACTCGCGTGTCATGAAGGAAAAGGAGTATagcgtcgacgaagccgagatCTCTCAGTACTTCCCCGTCGATTCTACCTTTGCTGGCATGCTCAGAATTTTCGAGGAAATCTTCGGGTTCGTTTTCGTCGAGCTGAAGGAGGAGGATCGCGCGAGACTCAGCCCCACTGGCAAGGCCGAGGATATTGTATGGCACGAGGAGGTCAAGGTGTATACCGTTTGGGACGACAAGGAAGCCGGCAGCGGTTTCTGCGGCTACCTGTACCTGGACCTGCACCCCCGCGACAACAAGTACGGCCACAACGCCAACTTCAACCTCGAGCCCGGCTACATCAGGGATGACGGCAGCAAGAACTACCCCGCTACGGCACTCGTCTGCAACTTTAGcaagccgacgccgaccaaGCCTGCTCTTCTCAAGCACCACGAAGTAGTCACACTCTTCCACGAGctcggccatggcatccATGACCTGGCCGCTCGCACGCGATACAGCTACTTCCACGGCACATCTGTCGTTGACGACTTTGTTGAGGCGCCCTCGCAAATGCTCGAGAACTGGTGTTGGACCCCGAGCGTGCTCAAGTCCCTATCGGGTAGATGGGACACGGGCGCACTGATCCCTGACGACATGGTCGAGCGGCTCGTCAAGACGAAGAACTTCAACTCGGCGACTGCGACCCTGACGCAGCTTCTCTACGGTCTCTTTGACATGACCATCCACACCCCCAAGTCccacgacgacatcaagTCTATGAACGTCGGTCGCCTGTGGAACCAACTCCGTCACGACATTTCCGGCATCAAGGGCCCCGAAGATCAGGGCAAGGGACT TGAATGGGGCAATAGGTATGCCAACATCGGCCACTACATTGGCGGCTACGATGCCGGCTACTACGGGTACCTTTACTCCGAGGTCTTTTCCACCGACATGTTCCACT